Proteins from a single region of Chelonoidis abingdonii isolate Lonesome George chromosome 20, CheloAbing_2.0, whole genome shotgun sequence:
- the TMIGD1 gene encoding LOW QUALITY PROTEIN: transmembrane and immunoglobulin domain-containing protein 1 (The sequence of the model RefSeq protein was modified relative to this genomic sequence to represent the inferred CDS: inserted 2 bases in 1 codon), producing the protein MHYYPMLAVFIEXHDSLSNRSHLNRSEMAQKSHLPAPYGVPVLAVLLLPCLVTGVELAINNSSDNQILSTKPGREESLWCTVRNNSRAEELRWYQGDGTVNLKDGNKMNTTNICILPVSKTDNGVSFTCKLVRNESIQISVTLDVQFPPLLTGEDPPPVEEKNDVKLTCHVNSNPQAEMAWYKDNSPLTLKRGRYQIHHTSEVFQLTIKKVEKSDNGTYTCEAKSVLGEMRKEFHLTVEDRKPAFPLEAIIAAIVVVLLTIIFGIVARREKIFKCAKKTKETPSETAL; encoded by the exons ATGCATTATTATCCCATGCTGGCAGTATTCATAGA CCATGACTCTCTATCCAACAGATCCCACCTGAATAGATCAGAGATGGCCCAGAAAAGCCACCTACCTGCCCCTTATGGAGTACCTGTCCTTGCAGTTTTACTTTTGCCGTGTCTAGTCACAG GGGTGGAGCTGGCTATAAACAATAGTTCTGATAACCAAATACTATCCACAAAGCCTGGCCGTGAAGAGTCTCTGTGGTGCACTGTACGTAACAACAGCAGGGCGGAGGAATTACGCTGGTACCAAGGAGACGGGACTGTGAACTTGAAAGATGGAAATAAAATGAATACCACTAACATCTGCATACTTCCAGTCTCTAAGACCGACAATGGCGTCAGCTTTACCTGCAAGCTGGTGCGGAACGAGTCCATTCAGATCTCGGTGACTCTGGATGTCCAGT TTCCCCCTCTCCTAACTGGGGAAGACCCTCCTCCAGTAGAAGAAAAGAATGATGTGAAGCTGACCTGCCATGTGAATTCCAACCCTCAAGCTGAAATGGCTTGGTATAAAGACAACAGCCCCTTGACCCTGAAGAGAGGTCGCTATCAGATACACCATACCAGTGAGGTCTTCCAGCTGACTATCAAGAAAGTAGAAAAATCTGACAATGGAACATACACTTGCGAGGCTAAATCTGTTCTTGGAGAGATGAGAAAGGAGTTCCACCTGACAGTTGAAG ATAGGAAACCAGCTTTTCCCTTGGAGGCCATTATTGCTGCCATCGTGGTGGTTCTACTCACTATAATTTTTGGAATTGTGGCTcgaagagaaaaaatatttaag tgcgccaaaaagacaaaagaaacaccAAGTGAAACAGCTCT GTGA